A part of Paenibacillus sp. sptzw28 genomic DNA contains:
- a CDS encoding zinc ribbon domain-containing protein, producing the protein MSLFDKVKQSASEAARKAQQTVEITKLKAQISGKEKDMDKLLYEIGASIYQSHQAGNIAESEEAVVNYCRQLDEVHTEIQFMEERIKNIRFEKTCPTCAKVVPLNARFCPDCGTQFPDEPKPDSTVAEIRVICSHCSTENELSAKHCISCGGRLTGGSPADDDESM; encoded by the coding sequence ATGTCCTTATTCGATAAAGTAAAGCAAAGCGCATCCGAGGCTGCCAGGAAAGCGCAGCAAACAGTGGAAATCACAAAGCTTAAGGCACAAATATCCGGTAAAGAGAAGGATATGGATAAACTGCTCTATGAAATCGGGGCATCGATTTACCAATCCCATCAGGCCGGCAATATAGCGGAATCCGAGGAAGCAGTCGTAAACTACTGCAGGCAGCTGGATGAGGTGCATACCGAAATTCAATTTATGGAGGAAAGAATCAAGAATATCCGATTCGAGAAAACATGCCCGACGTGCGCTAAAGTGGTCCCGCTTAACGCCCGCTTCTGCCCGGATTGTGGCACGCAGTTTCCCGACGAACCAAAGCCTGATTCTACTGTCGCCGAAATCCGTGTCATCTGCAGTCATTGCTCTACCGAGAATGAGCTCTCCGCCAAGCATTGCATATCTTGCGGCGGCAGGCTGACCGGCGGAAGCCCGGCTGATGACGATGAATCAATGTGA
- a CDS encoding NAD(P)/FAD-dependent oxidoreductase: protein MKKVPRVVILGAGYGGLVTAIRLQKKLRYNELDVTLVNKHSYHFITTHLHMPAAGTDHPDNARVPINNLLNQSKVKFVKSTVLQIKPEEKSVVLEDGIISYDYLVVGLGSEMETFGIPGLKEYAMAIRSINSVRLIRRQIESMFAKFQEEPHSGDYLTFVVGGAGFTGTEFVGELADRIPALCKEYGVERSSVRIYNVEAAPAALPPGFPADMAQYGMNVLRRKGVTYKLSTSIKEITRDGVLLSNDEFIQAGMVVWSGGIRGNTLLEQAGFDTTRGRVKVDEYLRSLQYPDVYITGDCSAVLNGEGKPYPASAQIAVQQGFNVAANLINDVRSRPLRSFEYDDKGTVASLGKGEAVGVIKQWKVTGKFAVLMKKVIDMRYLFIIGGLPLVLQKAVFKKKAGHQGRRTGEFMQQH from the coding sequence ATGAAAAAGGTACCGAGGGTCGTTATTCTTGGAGCGGGGTACGGTGGGTTAGTCACGGCAATTCGGCTGCAGAAAAAATTGAGGTACAACGAATTGGACGTGACGCTGGTCAATAAGCATAGCTATCATTTCATCACAACTCATCTGCATATGCCTGCAGCAGGTACGGATCATCCCGACAATGCACGAGTGCCGATCAACAATCTTCTGAATCAGAGCAAGGTAAAATTCGTCAAATCGACCGTGCTGCAAATCAAGCCGGAGGAAAAAAGCGTTGTTTTGGAGGACGGCATTATCTCGTACGATTACCTGGTAGTCGGCCTTGGCAGTGAGATGGAGACGTTCGGTATTCCAGGCTTGAAGGAATACGCTATGGCGATCCGCAGCATTAACAGCGTTCGGTTGATTCGGCGGCAGATTGAGTCGATGTTCGCGAAATTCCAGGAAGAGCCTCACAGCGGCGATTATTTGACTTTTGTGGTCGGAGGAGCGGGCTTTACCGGTACGGAGTTCGTCGGTGAGCTGGCCGACCGAATACCGGCTTTATGCAAGGAATACGGAGTGGAACGTTCATCTGTGCGAATTTACAATGTTGAAGCGGCCCCTGCCGCGCTTCCACCCGGTTTCCCGGCAGATATGGCTCAGTACGGCATGAATGTGCTCCGCCGCAAAGGTGTAACTTATAAACTTTCAACATCGATAAAAGAGATTACCCGGGACGGTGTTTTGTTGAGTAACGATGAGTTTATTCAAGCGGGAATGGTTGTCTGGTCAGGCGGCATAAGAGGCAACACCCTGCTGGAGCAGGCCGGCTTTGACACGACCCGAGGCCGGGTGAAAGTGGACGAATATTTGCGCTCGCTGCAATATCCGGATGTTTATATTACCGGTGATTGCTCGGCTGTGTTGAACGGTGAAGGCAAGCCATATCCGGCGAGCGCGCAAATTGCCGTCCAGCAAGGGTTTAACGTGGCCGCGAACTTAATTAATGATGTCCGAAGCCGGCCGTTGCGCAGCTTTGAGTATGACGATAAAGGAACGGTAGCTTCACTCGGCAAAGGAGAAGCGGTCGGAGTCATTAAGCAATGGAAGGTGACCGGGAAATTCGCCGTGCTGATGAAGAAAGTAATCGATATGAGATATCTGTTTATTATTGGCGGGCTGCCGCTGGTGCTGCAAAAGGCGGTCTTCAAAAAAAAGGCCGGACATCAAGGCCGGAGGACAGGGGAATTTATGCAGCAGCATTAA